The following coding sequences are from one Acidiferrobacteraceae bacterium window:
- a CDS encoding type 1 glutamine amidotransferase, with protein MKPVLIVRHVAHEGPGYLAEFFRSHEIPTTLLRIDAGEAVPDKPRNISGIVLMGGPMSVNDDLPWIPALETFIRQGLDADLPVLGHCLGGQLMARALGAAISRNPVPEYGWLPVQVDPGPLAAEWFGHLPDQFNAFHWHGETFACPDGATRVLHSEFCANQGFAIGNSLALQCHVEMTNDLVFDWVHRAEPGTLDPSPSIQSAEEILAELDRKVAAVQEIADAIYTRWIHGLR; from the coding sequence ATGAAACCGGTCCTTATCGTCCGCCACGTCGCCCACGAAGGGCCCGGCTATCTCGCGGAATTCTTCCGCAGCCACGAGATCCCTACCACTCTCCTGCGCATCGATGCGGGAGAAGCAGTGCCCGACAAGCCGCGAAATATATCAGGGATTGTGCTTATGGGCGGCCCCATGAGCGTCAATGACGACTTGCCCTGGATCCCGGCACTGGAAACCTTCATTCGCCAGGGTCTGGACGCGGACCTGCCGGTGCTTGGGCACTGTCTCGGCGGACAACTGATGGCCCGAGCCCTGGGTGCTGCCATCTCGCGTAACCCGGTGCCCGAATACGGCTGGCTGCCGGTACAGGTGGATCCCGGCCCCTTGGCCGCGGAATGGTTTGGACATCTTCCCGACCAGTTCAATGCCTTCCATTGGCACGGCGAAACCTTCGCCTGTCCCGACGGCGCAACCCGGGTCCTGCACAGTGAGTTCTGCGCCAACCAGGGTTTTGCAATCGGCAACAGCCTCGCCCTGCAATGCCACGTCGAAATGACCAACGACCTGGTATTCGACTGGGTACACCGGGCCGAACCGGGGACCCTGGACCCGTCCCCCTCGATTCAGAGCGCGGAAGAAATACTGGCGGAACTCGACCGCAAGGTAGCCGCCGTGCAGGAAATCGCTGACGCGATCTATACACGCTGGATCCACGGGTTGCGCTGA